The DNA region GGTTGTCGATGGGCATGCCGCCGCCGAACCAGGCGAGGGGAGACTCGTTCTCGTTGATGAGCGTCGAGGTCGCCGGGCTCGCCGGGTTGATGAGGCGCGCCGCGACGAGGCCGGCGTAGCAATCATCCTTGTTCGTGCCGCACTTGAAGCCGCCCTTGAGCTGCGTGTGGCAGCCGCCGGTGCCGGAGCAGTGGCCGGGCGTGCCCGGGCCGAGGATCTTCGAGTAGATCTCGTCCCACGTCGGCGCGTCGCTCGGCGCGGGGCCCGCGTCGGTGACGGGACCGGGGCCCGGACCCGGGCCGGGGCCCGCGTCCTCCGTGACCGGCGGCGGCGTGACCGGGCCGGCGCCGTTGCGGAGGCCGTACACGACGAGCTGGTTCGACGAGGTGCCGACGAAGACCTTGCCGTTCGCGATCGTCGGCGGGGCGAACTTCGTGCCCTGGCCGAGCTGGTCGCTCGCGACCTCGTCGGAGGAGTAGAGCTTCTTCGTCACGTCGAGCGCGTCGTACGCCTCGAGCGCCGCGAGGCCGGTGGTGGCCGCGAGGCCCGCGCTCGTGCGCTTGCCGCGGACGCCCCACACGATCGCGGTGCCGGGGTTGTTGCCGTCGGACGAGAGCGAGAGCGTGACGCCCGGGTAACCGGTGCCCGTGGTCGTGTTGACCATCGCGGTCGTGTTGAACTTCTCGCCGTCGAAGAGGTAGCCGCGGAGGCCGTCGCCGCGGCCCCACTGGTAGTAGATGCCCGTGTTCGGCCCGGTGCGGTAGTACGCGCCGCCGCCCCACGCGCCGGCGCGCGAGCCCTGCCACTTCTGGACGATCTGCGAGTCGTTGTCCGCGGTGCCGCCCATGTTGTCGCGGTTCACGAGGAAGTTCACGCCGCGCTTGTCGCCCGCGACGTAGAGCTTCGTCCCCGGGATCAGGATGCCGCCGCCGTTGCCGAGCGAGAGGTCCTGCGGGCCGACCGTGCGGTGGTCGAACGGCATGAAGCTCGTGACCTTCTCCCAGCCCGTGCCGGTGTCGTGGAGGCGAACGATGCTGTCCGCCTCGTTGCCCTCGCCGTTCCAGGGGCCCGTCGTCGAGCGGTCGTACGCGTCGGCGGCGGTGAAGTAGATGTCGCCGTTCTCGTCCGCGTTGATGCCGACGCCGCCGTTCCAGATGCCGCCCTCGCCGCCGTTCGGCGTCGTGATGTGGACGCGGTTCTGCTGGAGCGTCGTCGCGTCGTAGCCGAGGAGCCAGCCGTGGTACGGGGCGATGTCACACTGCGACGCGAAGCCGATCACGATCTCGTTGCCGACCTTGAGGAGGCCGGGGCGCTGCATCTGCTTCAGCGGGTTGAACGTGATGACGCCGCCGACCGACTCGTCGCCGTTGCCGCGCGCCTTCGCCGTGATGACCGTCGGCGAGCTCGCGCGCGGTTCGCCGGTCGCGATGTCGAGCGCGTGGAGCTTGTGGACGGGGCGGCCGTTCTCCTTGTTCCGCGTCGTGAACCACATCGTCTTCGACGCCAGGTCGATGACGGGCGTGGAGGTGATGCCGATCTCGGGACCGAGGAGGCCGCAGCCGGTGTCCGCCGCGGGGAGGGACGGACCGAAGTTCTTGTGCCAGACCGGCGGCGCCTCCGCGCGCGTGTCGTCCGCGTCGAACGCGTAGACCGAGTTGTGCTCCGTCGCGACGAAGACGAGGTTCTTGCCGTTGACGTTGCTCGCGTAGAGCGGCTGCGCATACGCCTGCCCGTCGATCGGGCGGCTGAAGATGCGGCCGAACATCGACGACCGCACGTTGGCGGTGTTGAGGATGCGCTCCTGCGCGTTGTGACCGGTGCGCGCCGTGTCGTTCTTCGACGAGAGCACGTGCACGTTGGAGGCGATCTGCTGCGCCTCGTCCTTCGCCGCCTCCTCCCCCGTATCGGTCGAGCAGGCCGCGAGGCCCGAGGCTGCGAGAGAGAACAAGCCGACCGACGCGAGAAGAGCAATGGGGCGCATGTGAGCGAAGGTGGTAGCACCCGACCGGGGGCGGGCAACCCGGACCCCACCCGCACCGCCGATCATTGACGTCTCAATTCGTATTTACATGAAATTGCATCCATAATTCCCGCGCAAACAGACGCATTTTCAGCCTGCTCCGAAGGTCTCGAGGACGAAGCTCCAGGCCGCCGCGACCCGCGGGACATGACGCAGCGCGCGATGGCCGACGAGCCAGAGCGAGCCGGAGGGGAGGTCGGCCCACGCCTCCTTCAGCGCGCGCCCCGGCTTCACCGCGACGAGCCCGTCGCGCGCGAACGGCTCCGCCGCGAGGACGATCCCGAGCCCCGCGCGCGCCGCGGCGAGCTGGCTCGCGAAGTGGCTCGTGCGGAGCACGATCGGCGCCGCGGCTCCGTGCCTCCGCAACCACGCGCCGTCCGGCAGGTGCGCGAGGTCACGGTCCCACGTGATCCACCGCGCGTCCTCGAAGCGCCGCAGCGGACCGAGCTTCCGCGCGTACGCGACGGACGCGAGCGGCGCCGCGCGCGCGGTCACGAGCTTCGTCACGACGAGGTCGCCGCCGGTCGGCCGCAGCGCGCGGATCGCGATGTCGGCCTCGCGCCGCGTGAGGTCGGCGTACCCCACCGACGCGTCGAGCTCGATCACGAGGCGCGGGTGACGCGCGTGGAGCCGCGCGAGCCTCGGCGCGACGAACGCGTCCGCGATACCCGGCGGCACCGTGATGCGGACGACGCCCTCCACCTCGGTCTCCACCTTCGCCCCCTCCGCCCCGAACTCGATCGCGGCGAGCTCCATTCGCTCCGCCGCGGCGAGGAGCTGCTCGCCGAGCGACGTCGGCGTGGTCCCGTCGCGCGTGCGATCGAAGACGGGCGCGCCGACCTCTTCCTCGAGGCGATCGAGCCGCCGGCTCACGGTCGACACGTCGACGCCCAGGCGCGCCGCGGCGCCGGCGAGGGATCCACCGCGCGTCACCGCGAGGAAGAGGCGCACCTGCTCCCAGTCTTGCATGGATGCAATGCGACCACTCGAAAACGCAAATGGCAATGCGCCCGTGCAAGACCCAAGATCCATCCATGAACACCAGCGAGCTCCACGTCGTCCTCGGCGCGGGTCAGGTCGGACCCCGCGTCGCGCAGCTCCTCCTCGCCGCCGGTCACCGCGTCCGCGTCGTCCGCCAGAGCGCGACGCCCCCGCGCGTGCGCGGCGTCGAGGCGGTCACCGCCGACGTGCGCGATCCCGACGCCGTCGCGCGCGCTACCGCCGGCGCGTCCGTCGTGTATTCGTGCGTGAACCCGCCCTACGATCGCTGGCCGGAGCTGCTCCTGCCGATGGTCCGCGGCGTCCTCGGCGGCGTCGCGCGCTCGGGCGCACGGCTCGTCGCGCTCGACAACCTCTACATGTACGGGGACACCGCGCGCATGCACGAGGGCTCGCCGCTCACGCCGCGCTCGAAGAAGGGCCGCCTCCGCGCGGAGGCGGGGACGCTCCTCCTCGACGCCGGCGCCGTCGTCGCGCGCGCGGCCGACTTCTTCGGCCCCGACACGCCGCAGTCGATCCTCGGCGAGCACTTCTTCTCGCGCGTCCTCGCCGGTCGCTCCGCGCAGCTCTTCGGCGATCCGGATCAGCCGCACTCGTACTCGTACACGCCGGACGTCGCGCGCGGCCTCGTCGCGCTCGGGGCGAAGGCCGACGCACGAGGCGTCTACATGCTGCCGGTGCAGCCGGCGGAGAGCACGCGCGCCGTCGTCGCGCGCTTCGGCCGCGACATCCCCATCTCCACGATCCCGACCTGGCTCCTCCGCGTCGCCGGCGTCGTCGCGCCGACGATGCGCGAGCTCGCGGAGATGACCTACCAGTGGGAGCAGCCGTTCGTCCTCGACGACGCGAAGATCCGGCGCGAGCACGGCCTCGAGCCGACGCCGTGGGACGAGGCGGTGGCGACGACGCTCGCGTGGGCCGAGACGCGCTGGCCCGCGAAAGCTAAAGGATCATCGCGACGTCTTCGCTCAGCCGAAGCTTCTTCGACCGCGCGGTGAGGATCTCGACGCCCGTCTTCGTGACGAGGCAGGTGTGCTCGAACTGGGCGCTGAGCGAGCCGTCCGCGGTCGTGACGGTCCAGTTGTCGACCGGATCGATGACCACCTCGTAGCGACCCAGGTTCACCATCGGCTCGATCGTGAAGATCATCCCCGCCTTGATGCGCTCGCCGGAGCCGCGCTTGCCGTAGTGCTTCACCTGCGGATCCTCGTGGAAGCGGCGGCCGATGCCGTGCCCCACGAAGTCGCGCACCACGCTGCAGCCCTGCGACTCGACGTACTCCTGGATCGCCGCGCCGATGTCGCCGAGGCGCGCGCCGTCCTTGACCTCCGCGATGCCGAGCTCGAGCGAGCGCCGCGCGACCTCCACCACCTTGCGCGCGTCGGGGCTCGGCGTGCCGATGTAGAACGTCGCCGACGTGTCGCCGTGGAAGCCGTCGTGGAACGTCGTGATGTCGACGTTGATGATGTCCCCGTTCTTGAGCTGCTGCCCGTCCGGGATGCCGTGGCAGACGACGTCGTTGATCGACGTGCACACGCTCTTCGGGAAGCCGCGGTAGTTGAGCGGGGCAGGGCGCGCGCCGCGGCGCACCGTGTCCTCGTGGACGAGCGTGTTGATGTCGTCCGTCGTCATGCCGGCGCGGAGCTTCTCGCCGATCATCACGAGCGTCTCGGCCGCCATCCGGCCCGCGACGCGCATCGCCTCGATCTCCTTCGCGCTCTTGATCTCGATCGCCACGACTACCTGCCTTACTGCTTGAACTCGCCCATGATCAGCGCGTCGCCGACCGCGGTCTTTACTTCCTTCGTGTCCGGCGCGAGGTGAAAGTGCACCGTGCGCTCGTCGCCGTGCGAGAACTCGCGGACGAACGCGATGAATGCGTAGCCGACGAGCCTGCTCTCGAAGTTCTTGAGGATGCCGTGCGACTCGCTCGTCTTGTCGATCTGGAGCGTGAAGTCGGTCGGCGGTGGGTTCTTGCCGGTGAGCTTCTCGACCGTGTGGAGCCCGAGCTGGTAGGTCGCCTCCGGCCCGTCGGTCTTCGCCGTCACCGTCGCGACGCGGACGCGGAGGACGGCGTCGCCGATCTGGGTGCGCTCGCGGAGCGCCTTGTCGAGCCGGGGCGCGTAGCCCTTGTCGAAGTCGAGCCCGACCGCGGCGGGGTCGATCGAGTCGTCGAACAGGTCCGCGTGCCGGCCCTGGTAGCTCGAGACCTGCCGGCTCGGATCGCTCGCGCCCGGGCCGTCTCCGCAGGCCGCGAGCGTGGTGGCCGTGACCACCACGAAGCTCGAGAGGAGGAGCCGACGACACGAGACCATCGGTCCTCCTCTACCAGCGGCGCCGGCTGTTGGCGAGGTTTCGAACCACTGTGTTACCGTCCGATCCATGAACGCGCGCTCGGTCCTTCGTAAGGGCTTCGGCCCCGGTTTCCTCGTTGCCGCGATGGCGGCGGCGTTCGCCTGCGGGCCGAAAGAGCCGCCCAGGCAGGCCGCCGACAACGGTCCGCCCGATCCGCTGTCCGAGGGCTCGTCGTCGTCGGGCTCCGCTTACCAGTCCGGCAAGTCGAGCAGCGGCGGGGGCGGCGGTGAGGACTTCTCCACGCCCTCCGGCCCGCCGGTGAAGAGCAAGGGAGGGGAAGCGCCGCAGGTCCCGACCCTCGCGACCTTCCAGGAGGGCGTGCAGTGGGGCATCACGCACGCGGAGCTGCAGAAGCAGTTCACGCAGACCGGCGGCGTGATCTGGAAGGACTACGACGAGAAGCTCGCGAAGGCGCGCGTCGGCCCGGAGCAGACGGCGCTCGAGGCGGAGCGCGAGTCGGTGAAGGGCGCCTTCGGCCGGAGCTACATCGAGTTCGGCGCCACGCCGACCGGCTACGACTCGACCGGCCTCAACAAGGAGTACACCTACCGCAACAAAGAGTCGCTCATGTGGCTCGAGCGGAAGGGCAAGAAGCGCTTTTACTTCTTCATCAACGACAAGCTCTGGAAGATGTACGACGAGGTTCCGTTCCAGAGCGGCCTGATGGGCGGCAGCTACCAGGAGGCGGTCGCCAAGATCAACGCGACGCTCAACGCCTCCGGCCGCTCGCTCCAGCCGAACCCGGAGAAGGGGATCGACAAGCCGACCACCGACTGGAAGGACGGGCGGAGCCACCTCCGCGCGGTCGACCGCACGAACGAGGGCATGGTCGGCGTCGCGATCGAGGACCTCTCCGTCCTCTCGAACCTCGCGGCGCTCCGTCCCAACAAGCCCTCCGACCCGAACGAGCTCGATCCGTCGATCGTCGCCGTCACGCGCGGCCGCCCCGATCCGAACGCCGCGCCCTCCGCGTCCGCCTCGGGCAAGAAGCCGGCTCCCCCCAAGAAGAAGTAGAGAAGTAGAGTCGCGTACCTACCTCGGCCGTGAGCGCGCGCGCGTCACCCGAGTGAGAGCATGACAGCTTGGGGGGAGGTCGGTATACTCGCCAGAGTCCGGCTTCTTTTGGTCTGGATGCGCGGGAGAACGAGTGGCTCGGTATCGTCTGCGGTTTCTGCTTCAGGAGTTCGACCTCCCAAGGGGGGCGACCATCCTCGGGCGAAGCTCCGACTGTCACGTGACGATCGAGGACCCCCTCGTCTCGCGTCATCACGCGCGCATCGTGCTCGACGGCGATCGCGCCGTCCTCTACGACTTGAACAGTCGTAACGGCGTGAAATTGAACGGCGCTCCGATCAAGGAGCCGACCGAGCTCAAAGACAACGACCGCCTCCGCATCGGCACCCAGGAGCTCGTGTTCTGCCGCGTCGAGCAGGCGCCCAACGCCACCGCGAAGACGACCGGCTTCCTCCGCCACTGCGCGCGCTGCCGCATGCCTTACCCACAAGAGGCGGGGGCGTGCCCGAACTGCGGCGCGACCGAGGCGCTCGACGAGGAGACGCTGAGCGGCCAGTTCGGCGCCGCCGCGCAGGCGATCTGGAGCGTCCAGCTGTTCCTCGAGGTGCTCGAGCGCGCGCTCTCGCTCCAGCGCTTCGACGACGTGAACCGCATCCTCCGCCGCGCCACCGTGCAGGTCGAGGAGCGCATCATGCGGGGCGATCCGGTCGACGGCGGCCAGCTCGCGAAGCTCGCCGACGGCGCCGCGCGCGCGAGCATGGCGCTCTCGGACTCCACGTGGGGCCAATGGGTCGCGCAGGTCTATCGCCGCGTCCCGCTCGTCGTCCCCGAGCCCATCGTCGAGCGCCTCGCCGAGCTCGTCGCCCGCTTCCCCTCCGACATGGCTGCCCCCGTCGAAGCGCTCGCGCTCCA from Labilithrix sp. includes:
- a CDS encoding PQQ-binding-like beta-propeller repeat protein: MFSLAASGLAACSTDTGEEAAKDEAQQIASNVHVLSSKNDTARTGHNAQERILNTANVRSSMFGRIFSRPIDGQAYAQPLYASNVNGKNLVFVATEHNSVYAFDADDTRAEAPPVWHKNFGPSLPAADTGCGLLGPEIGITSTPVIDLASKTMWFTTRNKENGRPVHKLHALDIATGEPRASSPTVITAKARGNGDESVGGVITFNPLKQMQRPGLLKVGNEIVIGFASQCDIAPYHGWLLGYDATTLQQNRVHITTPNGGEGGIWNGGVGINADENGDIYFTAADAYDRSTTGPWNGEGNEADSIVRLHDTGTGWEKVTSFMPFDHRTVGPQDLSLGNGGGILIPGTKLYVAGDKRGVNFLVNRDNMGGTADNDSQIVQKWQGSRAGAWGGGAYYRTGPNTGIYYQWGRGDGLRGYLFDGEKFNTTAMVNTTTGTGYPGVTLSLSSDGNNPGTAIVWGVRGKRTSAGLAATTGLAALEAYDALDVTKKLYSSDEVASDQLGQGTKFAPPTIANGKVFVGTSSNQLVVYGLRNGAGPVTPPPVTEDAGPGPGPGPGPVTDAGPAPSDAPTWDEIYSKILGPGTPGHCSGTGGCHTQLKGGFKCGTNKDDCYAGLVAARLINPASPATSTLINENESPLAWFGGGMPIDNPVPNDAAKEQLTAWVLAGAKKD
- a CDS encoding LysR family transcriptional regulator, translating into MQDWEQVRLFLAVTRGGSLAGAAARLGVDVSTVSRRLDRLEEEVGAPVFDRTRDGTTPTSLGEQLLAAAERMELAAIEFGAEGAKVETEVEGVVRITVPPGIADAFVAPRLARLHARHPRLVIELDASVGYADLTRREADIAIRALRPTGGDLVVTKLVTARAAPLASVAYARKLGPLRRFEDARWITWDRDLAHLPDGAWLRRHGAAAPIVLRTSHFASQLAAARAGLGIVLAAEPFARDGLVAVKPGRALKEAWADLPSGSLWLVGHRALRHVPRVAAAWSFVLETFGAG
- a CDS encoding NAD(P)H-binding protein, giving the protein MNTSELHVVLGAGQVGPRVAQLLLAAGHRVRVVRQSATPPRVRGVEAVTADVRDPDAVARATAGASVVYSCVNPPYDRWPELLLPMVRGVLGGVARSGARLVALDNLYMYGDTARMHEGSPLTPRSKKGRLRAEAGTLLLDAGAVVARAADFFGPDTPQSILGEHFFSRVLAGRSAQLFGDPDQPHSYSYTPDVARGLVALGAKADARGVYMLPVQPAESTRAVVARFGRDIPISTIPTWLLRVAGVVAPTMRELAEMTYQWEQPFVLDDAKIRREHGLEPTPWDEAVATTLAWAETRWPAKAKGSSRRLRSAEASSTAR
- the map gene encoding type I methionyl aminopeptidase, with the protein product MAIEIKSAKEIEAMRVAGRMAAETLVMIGEKLRAGMTTDDINTLVHEDTVRRGARPAPLNYRGFPKSVCTSINDVVCHGIPDGQQLKNGDIINVDITTFHDGFHGDTSATFYIGTPSPDARKVVEVARRSLELGIAEVKDGARLGDIGAAIQEYVESQGCSVVRDFVGHGIGRRFHEDPQVKHYGKRGSGERIKAGMIFTIEPMVNLGRYEVVIDPVDNWTVTTADGSLSAQFEHTCLVTKTGVEILTARSKKLRLSEDVAMIL
- a CDS encoding cobalamin ABC transporter substrate-binding protein produces the protein MVSCRRLLLSSFVVVTATTLAACGDGPGASDPSRQVSSYQGRHADLFDDSIDPAAVGLDFDKGYAPRLDKALRERTQIGDAVLRVRVATVTAKTDGPEATYQLGLHTVEKLTGKNPPPTDFTLQIDKTSESHGILKNFESRLVGYAFIAFVREFSHGDERTVHFHLAPDTKEVKTAVGDALIMGEFKQ
- a CDS encoding FHA domain-containing protein; amino-acid sequence: MARYRLRFLLQEFDLPRGATILGRSSDCHVTIEDPLVSRHHARIVLDGDRAVLYDLNSRNGVKLNGAPIKEPTELKDNDRLRIGTQELVFCRVEQAPNATAKTTGFLRHCARCRMPYPQEAGACPNCGATEALDEETLSGQFGAAAQAIWSVQLFLEVLERALSLQRFDDVNRILRRATVQVEERIMRGDPVDGGQLAKLADGAARASMALSDSTWGQWVAQVYRRVPLVVPEPIVERLAELVARFPSDMAAPVEALALHSRTLQPQPDEVAALAALERVRSSVPPTYIGRS